In Halapricum desulfuricans, a single window of DNA contains:
- a CDS encoding PAS domain S-box protein, translating to MTDDRTSTDALSVVYATHVAADKRQFQEQLEDEIGLNVRTYSTASEVLEYVKTQNHVDCIVSDHTLPDLDGITLLQTIRVQYPELPFILFTDSGDEKLASRAISSGVTDYVIKSQVQDQWEKLRALIIEVTSYYETRQAVTAPELTVKSIFQASPDPMAVVQSGELQYGNEELLSLFNAESLADLADRAPVPCFDAELEESTPEIIESVQQGERVLKQVERRAVALDGTTTAVEVTATAMRWNERSAVLLICRNLSERREREAQLLQFRKAVEASGHAVYITDPEGTIQYVNEAFEEITGYEASEALGSTPRILRSGQMSDEYYETLWGTLTTGEIWEERVINRRKNGEIYYAHQTIAPITDIDENITAFVAVQHDITEQKRREQELREYRRAAQNTDDLLTAVDRNYNFLFANPRYREFHGLSPEADVSDLALSDVLEQDEMKQVEPHLTTVLEGKHSTFETVRTDAEGEKRRLNVQYFPLQNENGDITGVGASMRDITEKRKLIESKQQLAEFRRVMNNVHSSLVRIDSPQDALSSVTNIIASSDLFECTFFALTSDWSSEFVCTSGTELSQQDVREFHTQEYLNAVFEQGILKIDDVTTEPFRQHINEQPSHQGIAIAISYEDEQFGVLTVHTPTEPDIVVDEIELLGQLADDIGLVLHNYALEQRYKTFQEIANRIDDPIMLQDLDGNFEVVNDGVSDYAGLTKSELRGNDEFAFMDSETAKRIQEMKDRVVNDETVINYEVTADLPEKGIRDLSTVRYPHYDNSGSVDGTVAICRDVTEINEYETQMKIMERVLRHNVRNHMTVINGLAEHIQSITASSSASDYAAKIKEHSRQLTNIVDKERRITNLLADPPPTITIDLVSTTEAALTRIHDTYQDVSVSQDFPEECLVEGSVAIEEAITELLENAIVHAESDDPRIEVAIDCDSTAGSVRISDSNPTIPEMEREILWDTSKIEPLYHGQGLGLWLVNYSVRESEGSLTFQANEPQGNEITIQLSKGTENPP from the coding sequence GTGACAGACGACCGAACGAGCACAGACGCCTTATCGGTTGTTTATGCCACTCACGTGGCGGCTGACAAGCGGCAGTTTCAAGAACAACTAGAAGACGAGATAGGGCTGAACGTTCGGACGTACTCTACTGCTAGCGAAGTACTGGAGTATGTGAAAACCCAGAATCACGTCGATTGTATCGTCTCTGACCATACTCTGCCCGACCTCGATGGCATTACGCTCTTACAAACGATCCGTGTCCAATACCCAGAACTGCCGTTTATTCTCTTTACCGATAGCGGCGACGAAAAACTGGCTAGTCGGGCGATTTCATCTGGAGTGACGGACTATGTGATCAAGTCACAAGTGCAAGATCAATGGGAGAAACTCCGGGCATTGATCATCGAGGTGACGTCCTACTACGAAACGAGACAGGCAGTCACCGCCCCTGAGTTGACAGTCAAAAGTATCTTCCAGGCGAGCCCAGACCCGATGGCAGTCGTTCAATCTGGGGAACTGCAATATGGCAATGAAGAGCTCTTGAGTTTATTCAACGCCGAATCGCTTGCCGACCTCGCCGATAGGGCCCCCGTCCCCTGCTTTGACGCAGAGTTGGAAGAGTCCACGCCGGAGATCATCGAGAGTGTGCAACAGGGTGAGCGAGTTCTCAAACAAGTGGAACGCAGGGCCGTTGCGCTCGACGGCACCACCACGGCTGTGGAAGTGACAGCAACAGCAATGCGATGGAACGAACGCTCGGCGGTGCTTCTCATTTGTCGAAATCTCTCTGAACGCCGAGAGCGAGAAGCACAGTTATTACAGTTCCGGAAGGCCGTCGAAGCGTCAGGTCACGCTGTGTATATCACCGATCCGGAGGGGACCATTCAATACGTCAATGAGGCGTTTGAGGAGATTACTGGGTACGAGGCATCTGAAGCGCTTGGTTCAACCCCACGGATCCTTCGCTCGGGGCAAATGTCGGATGAGTACTACGAGACACTGTGGGGCACGCTTACTACTGGAGAGATATGGGAAGAGAGAGTGATAAATCGGCGGAAAAACGGTGAGATCTACTACGCACACCAAACGATCGCACCGATCACCGATATAGATGAAAATATTACTGCGTTTGTCGCGGTTCAGCACGATATTACCGAGCAAAAACGGCGTGAACAGGAACTAAGAGAGTACCGTCGGGCGGCACAAAATACAGACGACCTACTCACCGCAGTTGATCGGAACTATAACTTCCTCTTTGCGAACCCCCGCTACCGAGAGTTCCACGGACTATCACCCGAGGCCGATGTGAGCGATCTCGCTCTCTCAGACGTGCTCGAACAGGACGAGATGAAGCAGGTTGAACCCCATCTAACGACGGTGTTAGAAGGCAAACACAGCACGTTCGAGACAGTCCGGACTGACGCTGAGGGGGAAAAACGGCGACTCAATGTCCAGTACTTCCCGTTGCAGAATGAGAACGGTGATATCACCGGTGTCGGAGCATCGATGCGTGATATAACCGAGAAGCGGAAACTCATTGAAAGCAAACAACAGCTAGCTGAATTCCGTCGGGTGATGAACAACGTCCATAGCTCACTGGTCCGGATCGATTCGCCCCAAGACGCACTGTCCAGTGTGACTAATATTATCGCTTCTAGCGATCTCTTCGAGTGCACATTTTTCGCTTTGACATCTGATTGGTCGTCTGAGTTCGTTTGCACGAGCGGCACAGAACTCAGCCAGCAAGACGTCAGGGAGTTTCATACACAAGAGTATCTCAACGCGGTTTTCGAACAGGGCATCCTGAAAATAGATGATGTCACGACTGAGCCGTTCAGACAACACATCAACGAACAACCGTCCCACCAAGGTATCGCGATCGCTATTTCATACGAAGATGAACAATTCGGCGTCCTAACAGTACATACGCCGACAGAACCCGATATCGTAGTAGACGAGATTGAACTGTTGGGCCAGCTTGCTGACGATATCGGACTTGTGCTCCACAATTACGCCCTCGAACAGCGGTATAAAACATTTCAAGAAATTGCTAACCGGATCGACGACCCAATTATGCTGCAAGATCTGGACGGCAACTTCGAAGTGGTAAACGACGGAGTAAGCGATTATGCCGGCCTCACGAAGTCGGAACTCCGCGGGAATGATGAATTTGCGTTTATGGATTCCGAGACCGCGAAACGCATTCAGGAGATGAAAGATCGCGTGGTCAACGATGAAACTGTTATCAACTATGAGGTTACAGCAGACCTCCCTGAAAAGGGTATCCGAGACCTCTCGACAGTTCGATACCCACACTACGACAATTCAGGATCAGTCGATGGGACAGTGGCTATCTGTCGTGATGTAACTGAGATCAATGAATACGAGACACAAATGAAAATTATGGAGCGAGTTCTTCGCCACAACGTGCGAAACCATATGACGGTCATCAATGGACTCGCTGAACACATCCAGTCGATAACAGCTAGTTCATCCGCCAGCGACTACGCAGCAAAAATCAAGGAGCACAGCCGTCAACTCACGAATATTGTTGATAAGGAACGCCGGATTACGAATTTACTCGCGGATCCACCCCCGACAATTACAATCGATCTGGTGTCAACGACGGAGGCAGCCCTCACACGAATACACGATACGTACCAAGATGTGAGTGTTAGTCAGGACTTCCCTGAGGAATGTTTGGTGGAAGGATCCGTTGCAATCGAAGAGGCGATCACAGAACTGTTGGAAAATGCTATCGTCCACGCGGAGAGCGACGATCCGCGGATCGAGGTGGCAATCGACTGTGACTCCACAGCAGGCTCGGTCCGGATTTCCGATTCCAATCCCACGATTCCTGAGATGGAACGTGAGATACTATGGGACACCTCGAAAATCGAACCGCTATATCACGGGCAAGGCCTCGGACTCTGGTTAGTCAATTATAGCGTCCGTGAGTCAGAGGGCTCGCTAACCTTCCAAGCGAACGAGCCGCAAGGGAACGAAATCACGATCCAACTCTCAAAAGGTACAGAAAATCCGCCTTGA
- a CDS encoding TOBE domain-containing protein has protein sequence MALSARNHLEGTVTDVETGQVMAEVVIELGDGQEVTSTITRNSFERLDIEPGDEVAAVIKASEVMVSNN, from the coding sequence ATGGCACTCAGCGCCAGAAACCATCTCGAAGGTACCGTCACAGACGTGGAAACCGGGCAAGTGATGGCCGAAGTCGTGATCGAACTCGGCGACGGCCAAGAGGTCACTTCGACGATCACGCGCAACTCGTTCGAACGGCTCGATATCGAACCCGGCGATGAGGTCGCTGCCGTGATCAAGGCCAGCGAAGTCATGGTCAGCAACAACTAG
- a CDS encoding sensor histidine kinase, which produces MRSKRDLGISYFLGLGLGLIVSLIVYLALLHRSANVVAIGTLTAIGFAGSLPIVGIWLAQSELSESAIWRIAQWCTLGIGLATMGTSSLMIAGIRPTIVIQFPHLLVNLITAGGVIGTLLGLIRELRTQYNRVDELNRRNTVLNQVMQHDIRNDVNVIEARTELLADQYDEINPEDIAPLQRKSEDIIEISQLTRHVQQLHEDSDTGPVNVVSLVSKCVSSMRNSYPDATISVSKPDEAWADTGELLQTVIKNLVENSIEHNDQSPDITIEVEVAGDDIIVIEIEDNGPGLPVEHREMLQADKTPETPPSGDLGLWLVKWFVDQYEGTLNITINEPRGTHITLKLPAATKYPAPPEHV; this is translated from the coding sequence ATGAGATCAAAGCGTGATCTCGGCATCAGTTATTTTCTAGGACTGGGACTTGGCTTAATCGTTAGTCTGATTGTGTATCTGGCTCTGCTTCACCGCTCAGCCAATGTTGTGGCGATTGGAACACTGACAGCAATCGGATTTGCTGGATCTCTGCCTATTGTAGGCATCTGGCTTGCACAGTCTGAGCTAAGCGAGTCGGCGATTTGGCGTATTGCACAGTGGTGTACTCTCGGGATCGGTCTTGCAACAATGGGGACGAGTAGCTTGATGATTGCAGGGATCCGGCCAACCATTGTCATCCAATTCCCGCATTTGTTGGTGAATCTCATTACTGCTGGTGGCGTCATCGGCACCCTCCTTGGCCTCATCCGGGAACTCCGGACTCAGTACAATCGGGTTGACGAACTCAACCGACGGAATACAGTCCTCAATCAGGTTATGCAGCATGATATCCGGAACGACGTAAATGTAATCGAAGCACGGACAGAACTTCTCGCCGACCAATACGACGAGATCAACCCGGAAGATATTGCACCGCTTCAACGCAAATCGGAAGATATTATCGAAATCAGTCAACTCACCCGCCACGTGCAACAACTTCACGAGGATTCCGATACTGGGCCAGTTAATGTTGTCTCTCTCGTCTCAAAGTGCGTTTCCAGTATGCGAAATTCCTATCCAGATGCAACGATTTCCGTGTCCAAGCCAGACGAAGCGTGGGCCGACACTGGTGAACTACTCCAGACGGTCATCAAAAATCTCGTCGAAAACTCCATTGAACATAACGATCAGTCGCCCGATATTACCATTGAAGTTGAGGTGGCTGGCGATGACATCATTGTGATCGAGATCGAGGATAACGGCCCGGGATTGCCTGTTGAGCACCGCGAGATGCTACAGGCGGATAAAACGCCAGAGACCCCGCCAAGTGGAGACCTAGGACTTTGGCTTGTGAAATGGTTTGTCGATCAATATGAGGGGACGCTCAATATTACTATAAATGAACCGCGGGGTACACATATCACACTCAAGCTTCCAGCAGCAACAAAATATCCTGCTCCACCGGAGCATGTATAA
- a CDS encoding type IV pilin produces the protein MENRSVSPVISVTLMVAVVVILAAVLSVIVLDFSEDLDDPAPNIAETTGEFEAGGNSDEQNVRITHIAGDKVDVEEIEIIVRVSRPNTDNIEVRLIDLPGDGYFSYTLADENILGEDDLIDQGPDGTSRIIVVDDSNVWTAGDTIQFRIAVQEADFRDPPDLDPSNPRADELEVLVIHTESNSILTEYTFNP, from the coding sequence ATGGAGAATCGCAGTGTTTCACCGGTTATTTCGGTAACACTCATGGTAGCAGTTGTGGTTATATTAGCAGCAGTTCTGTCTGTGATTGTTCTTGATTTCAGTGAGGATCTTGACGACCCTGCGCCGAATATCGCGGAAACAACCGGCGAATTTGAAGCTGGGGGTAACAGTGACGAACAAAACGTTCGGATTACCCATATCGCAGGCGACAAAGTGGATGTAGAAGAAATAGAAATCATCGTTCGAGTATCCCGGCCTAATACAGACAATATTGAGGTACGTCTGATTGATCTTCCCGGTGATGGATATTTTTCTTATACATTGGCCGATGAGAATATTTTGGGGGAAGACGACCTGATTGATCAAGGACCTGATGGGACCTCACGGATAATCGTTGTCGATGACTCGAATGTATGGACTGCGGGAGACACAATTCAATTTCGAATAGCAGTACAAGAAGCCGACTTCCGTGATCCACCGGACCTTGACCCCTCGAACCCAAGAGCTGACGAACTTGAAGTACTCGTCATTCATACGGAGTCGAACTCAATCCTCACAGAATACACGTTCAATCCGTAG
- a CDS encoding lamin tail domain-containing protein, protein MSRRWIVLLVLGSGLIILAGCSGPATDTTPAPTSTPTDTHSTETPTSEPSPSANGTLSVYTLNVGQGASLLVIGPTGETLLIDSGDWRDEGEVALATLDRLGINRIDYLVTSHPDADHIGGHAEIIDALETNGDGIGAIYDPGITSTSQTYQDYLNAVERHNVTLYQAYAGDEIPMVGADVEILGPPAEPLAGGDRNENSLVVHIAHGNTSVLIPGDAESEGEAYLTDTYGEQLNATVLVPGHHGSASSSSEAFLEEVDPRIAAITSAYDSQYGHPHEETLQRLANIGVRTYWTGTHGTIRMVSNGTHLHVATEADAPTEPLQLRSASGTSEGPYTSLTDRFVLAVSSIDGSTIVTDGGETEPTTTASPTTDTGLTVTQIHADAAGDDRENLNDEYVVFTNSGDSTLDLAGWTIADAAGHTYTVPAGVSLDPGAELVLRTGSGTDTATELYWGSGSPIWNNNGDTVIVRNSTGSIVIEEDYDG, encoded by the coding sequence ATGTCACGACGATGGATCGTGCTGCTCGTGCTCGGGAGCGGTCTGATCATTCTTGCAGGGTGTTCCGGGCCGGCGACTGATACCACGCCAGCCCCAACATCGACGCCGACAGACACGCACAGCACGGAGACACCGACAAGCGAGCCATCTCCGAGCGCGAATGGGACGCTCTCGGTCTACACGCTGAACGTCGGGCAGGGGGCGAGCCTCCTAGTGATTGGCCCAACCGGTGAGACACTCCTGATCGATTCCGGCGATTGGCGTGATGAGGGTGAGGTCGCGCTGGCAACGCTTGACCGACTCGGGATTAACCGCATCGACTACCTGGTAACGTCACATCCGGATGCGGACCATATCGGCGGGCATGCCGAGATTATCGACGCGCTCGAAACGAACGGCGACGGGATCGGCGCGATCTATGATCCAGGCATCACATCCACATCGCAAACCTATCAGGATTACCTGAATGCCGTTGAGCGACACAACGTCACGCTCTATCAAGCCTACGCGGGCGACGAGATTCCGATGGTCGGGGCCGACGTCGAGATCTTAGGGCCACCGGCGGAACCACTCGCTGGCGGTGACCGAAACGAGAATAGTCTGGTCGTGCACATCGCCCACGGGAACACGAGCGTCCTCATCCCCGGCGACGCGGAATCCGAGGGCGAAGCGTACCTCACCGACACGTACGGTGAGCAGCTCAACGCAACAGTGTTAGTGCCGGGCCACCACGGGAGTGCCTCAAGTTCGAGCGAGGCGTTCCTTGAGGAGGTTGATCCACGGATCGCTGCGATCACAAGCGCCTATGATTCCCAATACGGCCACCCACACGAGGAAACGCTCCAGCGGTTAGCCAATATTGGCGTCCGCACCTATTGGACGGGAACACACGGGACGATACGCATGGTGTCCAACGGGACGCATCTACACGTCGCGACAGAAGCTGACGCCCCCACAGAGCCACTCCAGCTTCGGAGTGCGTCGGGCACATCCGAAGGCCCGTACACGTCGCTCACTGATCGCTTCGTGCTGGCAGTTTCGTCGATTGATGGCTCGACGATCGTGACTGACGGAGGGGAGACCGAGCCGACGACGACAGCGTCACCGACGACAGATACTGGGCTAACAGTGACACAGATCCACGCGGACGCAGCAGGTGACGATCGGGAGAATCTGAACGACGAGTATGTCGTCTTCACGAACAGCGGCGATTCGACACTTGATCTGGCCGGCTGGACGATCGCTGATGCAGCGGGCCACACGTATACCGTCCCAGCCGGCGTCTCGCTTGATCCCGGAGCGGAGCTCGTGCTGCGAACCGGGAGCGGGACGGATACCGCAACAGAATTGTACTGGGGATCGGGCTCGCCGATCTGGAACAACAATGGTGACACCGTGATCGTTCGCAATAGCACGGGTTCGATCGTCATTGAGGAGGACTACGATGGCTAA
- a CDS encoding DUF3006 domain-containing protein, with the protein MANEFTGVIDRFEGEQAVILLESDGETVDEVVIPREDLPADGRRVDAVLRVVREGGEIIELEFDAVETKQRKESVTDQFDRLSERPD; encoded by the coding sequence ATGGCTAACGAATTCACGGGCGTTATCGATCGGTTCGAAGGCGAGCAGGCAGTCATCCTCCTCGAATCGGACGGTGAGACAGTTGATGAAGTCGTCATACCACGAGAGGATTTGCCAGCTGATGGACGGCGTGTAGACGCTGTGCTACGGGTCGTGCGCGAGGGTGGGGAGATCATCGAACTGGAATTCGATGCTGTAGAGACCAAGCAGCGAAAAGAGTCGGTGACCGATCAGTTTGACCGGCTCTCTGAACGACCCGATTAA
- a CDS encoding MBL fold metallo-hydrolase, producing MEISFQHTNPSASHDSTLLTITPRDGDPYRYLIDAGQSVSPNAFLGTDESLDGVLLTHAHSDHYASLGQILDTSADVPLYTAPGTATILEQVYAEAEQYQNLGNLEAITSALTGIETWTSLSDGIDVLPLPAGHTPGAAAFLFRIDDLEYNEETITVLATGDFTTRPVAGYPGLSIPDPIDIDILIANASTAESFQPTLSEALETILERTLSGATTVVAASALTGVHVAYLLGHMIDRLDRAHPIHLVGQAAKHYIALGYDVPSVTPHSHFDHTDEVLASGAITIAGPEAPSQGSIRRLFGVIEDDPGAVFVQLATSSPDIVERGVCATHYFEVPNHPTEEEFLAFVDEQLPRHLVFKHIQTDQAKSLASSLENLFHWENDDMNTHCLYDDGSWSAPRWLSDSGANLIRQRNYRESGMRIPLDKPIEKLPAVSWEKGTAELEDEGLAVDHLLGKFESAEPQHSPQQDVATSDGGQTSTVDAIQDQPDQQADAVKEETNEKVQPQIDREFQSTVNDRLEALESSVSDLVAESATADTVETRFDTIETRLDAIETTVERLPEQLARDDPSTVTGTVMRQNDLILLRVDPDAVEDLDHLLEHEAQVELSVQEPDTSANE from the coding sequence ATGGAGATATCCTTCCAGCATACGAATCCCTCAGCGAGTCATGATTCGACACTCCTGACTATTACCCCGAGAGATGGGGATCCATATCGATATCTGATCGATGCTGGACAGAGCGTCTCACCGAATGCCTTTCTTGGGACAGACGAGTCGTTGGATGGTGTTCTGTTGACGCATGCACATTCGGATCATTATGCCAGCCTCGGGCAGATTCTCGATACGAGTGCAGATGTGCCATTATACACAGCACCAGGCACGGCGACGATACTGGAACAAGTCTATGCCGAAGCTGAGCAGTATCAAAATCTCGGCAATCTGGAGGCGATCACATCTGCGCTCACTGGTATCGAGACGTGGACATCGTTGAGCGATGGCATTGATGTGCTGCCCCTCCCCGCTGGTCACACGCCGGGCGCAGCCGCATTCCTGTTCCGGATCGACGATTTAGAGTACAACGAGGAAACCATCACAGTGCTTGCGACCGGAGACTTCACGACACGACCGGTCGCTGGCTACCCCGGGCTATCGATTCCGGATCCGATTGATATTGATATCCTAATTGCGAATGCGTCAACCGCCGAGTCTTTTCAGCCGACGCTGTCCGAAGCACTGGAGACGATACTCGAACGGACCCTGAGTGGCGCGACAACGGTAGTCGCTGCAAGCGCGCTCACGGGTGTCCATGTGGCGTACCTCCTCGGACATATGATTGACCGCCTTGACCGCGCTCATCCGATCCATCTCGTCGGCCAGGCCGCAAAGCACTACATAGCACTTGGCTACGACGTACCATCGGTTACCCCCCACTCACACTTTGACCATACTGACGAAGTCCTTGCGTCGGGAGCGATTACGATTGCAGGACCCGAAGCCCCATCACAAGGAAGCATCCGACGACTGTTCGGCGTCATCGAAGACGACCCCGGCGCTGTCTTTGTCCAACTAGCTACGTCCAGCCCTGATATCGTTGAGCGTGGCGTCTGTGCAACACACTATTTTGAGGTCCCCAATCACCCCACAGAAGAAGAATTCCTGGCGTTCGTGGACGAACAACTTCCCCGGCATCTCGTGTTCAAGCACATCCAGACAGATCAGGCGAAATCGCTGGCTTCCTCCTTGGAGAATCTGTTCCATTGGGAGAACGATGATATGAACACACATTGCCTGTATGATGATGGGTCATGGTCCGCTCCTCGATGGCTCTCTGATTCAGGGGCGAATCTCATTCGCCAGCGGAATTATCGAGAGAGTGGAATGCGGATACCACTTGACAAACCAATCGAGAAACTGCCAGCCGTTTCGTGGGAGAAGGGAACGGCCGAACTTGAGGATGAAGGCCTGGCCGTTGACCATCTTCTGGGCAAGTTCGAGTCGGCCGAGCCACAACACTCGCCACAACAGGATGTCGCCACGTCTGATGGTGGACAGACCTCGACCGTGGATGCCATACAGGATCAGCCTGATCAACAAGCGGACGCGGTCAAGGAGGAGACCAATGAAAAGGTGCAGCCACAGATCGATCGAGAATTCCAGTCGACGGTCAATGACCGTCTGGAGGCACTCGAATCGTCGGTGAGCGATCTCGTCGCTGAGAGCGCGACAGCCGACACCGTCGAGACGAGATTCGACACAATCGAGACACGGTTAGACGCAATCGAAACTACCGTTGAACGTCTCCCTGAACAGCTTGCTCGTGACGACCCCTCGACAGTGACTGGAACTGTAATGCGACAGAACGACCTCATACTCCTTCGTGTGGATCCTGATGCAGTAGAAGATCTTGATCACTTGCTCGAACACGAGGCACAAGTCGAACTCTCGGTTCAAGAACCAGACACATCCGCGAACGAGTGA
- a CDS encoding HNH endonuclease has product MSDTKALADDDSTDNYPSDDTARGRSDAETVNAETRKQMLEAYNYRCQNCGTYGPQNGGMATLQVHHLDRDPDQVDVHDPANLTVLCHACHTWYHQQPEPETLPVELTAADEREMLPQDREILQLLAANGPLRTGDIADRLSVDQSTVSIRDRLWQLMGLDKVVEGREHPLVDKDIETGKWGLPEQIEHSARGHIPSETKALLQRMEDELVRQALERGCNQETVAEVFDVTRRTVATKEKRARAYDFPIDAFRDGGRPPKSQPTDERLQHNRSDNATMGDSAAGADTAATASGEVESEPEDESDDIDAAADGDADAPVETWTRHHSASDPVNGDPDIASMVAELDPDELHEQLPESISPVQLLTAVLTASRS; this is encoded by the coding sequence ATGAGTGACACCAAAGCACTAGCCGACGACGACTCGACAGACAATTATCCAAGCGACGACACCGCTCGCGGCCGTTCCGACGCCGAGACGGTTAATGCGGAGACACGCAAACAGATGCTAGAGGCGTACAATTACCGCTGTCAGAACTGTGGGACGTACGGCCCGCAGAACGGCGGGATGGCGACGCTCCAGGTCCATCATCTCGATCGCGATCCCGACCAGGTGGACGTCCACGACCCGGCGAACCTGACGGTCCTCTGTCACGCGTGTCATACCTGGTATCACCAGCAGCCCGAGCCCGAGACGCTGCCGGTTGAGCTCACTGCAGCCGACGAGCGTGAGATGCTGCCCCAGGATCGTGAGATACTGCAATTGCTCGCCGCGAACGGGCCGCTGCGGACGGGTGATATCGCCGACCGGTTGTCAGTCGATCAGTCGACGGTGTCGATCCGCGACCGACTCTGGCAGCTGATGGGGTTGGACAAAGTCGTCGAGGGGCGCGAGCACCCGCTCGTCGATAAGGACATCGAGACTGGCAAGTGGGGCCTTCCCGAGCAGATCGAGCATTCGGCACGCGGACACATTCCGAGCGAGACCAAAGCCCTCCTCCAGCGGATGGAAGACGAGCTGGTTCGGCAAGCGTTAGAGCGGGGGTGCAATCAAGAGACGGTCGCCGAGGTATTCGATGTCACGCGACGCACGGTGGCCACCAAGGAAAAACGAGCCCGCGCCTACGACTTTCCGATAGATGCGTTCCGCGATGGTGGTCGGCCGCCGAAAAGCCAGCCCACCGACGAGCGTCTCCAGCACAATCGCAGCGACAACGCGACGATGGGTGACAGTGCCGCGGGAGCCGACACAGCGGCTACAGCAAGCGGCGAAGTCGAGAGCGAACCCGAAGACGAGAGTGATGATATAGATGCGGCCGCTGATGGCGACGCGGACGCTCCCGTCGAAACCTGGACCAGGCACCACAGTGCGTCCGACCCAGTTAATGGGGATCCGGACATCGCGTCGATGGTGGCGGAATTGGATCCTGATGAGCTCCACGAGCAGTTGCCGGAGAGTATCTCGCCCGTGCAGCTGCTCACTGCGGTCCTGACGGCGTCGCGTTCGTAG
- a CDS encoding 3'-5' exonuclease family protein → MTQLTQRAFDIETTGFNASDAVTVVGVERDLGYQLFAQTASHPTGDIATAVQDTTDEHVRVATYRTEAKLLTAVATYVREQLSPVDVLLVAYNGETWQGGFDLPFLRTRLAAHGIAWPFVDVPYADLLPLIQRLFNTTVDGDADADLVTAYDVLCDGDAGAYDPFDESSEAVTAFETGHYTDVVMHNLADILRTEALSTLAQRYCSKSDFDLKSLTPTIDE, encoded by the coding sequence ATGACGCAGTTGACCCAGCGGGCGTTCGATATCGAGACGACAGGCTTCAACGCGTCGGATGCGGTGACAGTCGTCGGCGTCGAGCGTGACTTGGGCTATCAGCTGTTCGCCCAGACGGCCAGCCACCCGACCGGCGATATCGCGACGGCCGTCCAAGATACGACCGACGAACACGTCCGAGTCGCAACCTATCGGACGGAAGCCAAGCTGCTGACCGCCGTCGCGACGTACGTCCGTGAGCAGCTTTCGCCGGTAGATGTCCTACTCGTCGCGTACAATGGCGAGACCTGGCAGGGCGGGTTTGACCTACCCTTCCTCAGGACGCGGCTAGCTGCTCACGGGATCGCCTGGCCATTCGTAGATGTCCCGTATGCCGACCTGTTGCCCCTCATCCAGCGGCTGTTCAACACGACTGTCGATGGCGACGCGGACGCTGATCTCGTCACCGCCTACGACGTGCTCTGTGATGGTGACGCCGGCGCGTATGATCCCTTCGACGAGAGCAGTGAGGCGGTAACAGCCTTCGAGACCGGACACTATACAGATGTCGTCATGCACAATCTGGCGGACATCCTGCGGACGGAAGCGCTGAGCACGCTCGCCCAGCGGTACTGCAGCAAGTCCGATTTCGACCTGAAGTCGCTGACGCCAACGATCGATGAGTGA
- a CDS encoding winged helix-turn-helix transcriptional regulator — MPIKIDDNTDLVIDQFLEKGNLTTGALVDFTGLSRPTVTKRLDRLHAANHIKYLHKPTALWTLIEDPREE, encoded by the coding sequence ATGCCTATCAAAATCGATGACAACACTGATCTAGTCATTGACCAATTTCTTGAAAAGGGAAATCTGACTACAGGAGCTTTAGTTGATTTCACAGGATTATCGCGACCAACAGTGACAAAACGTCTAGATCGCCTGCACGCTGCAAATCATATCAAATATCTACATAAGCCGACTGCTCTTTGGACACTAATAGAGGATCCCAGAGAAGAGTGA